Proteins found in one Serratia plymuthica genomic segment:
- a CDS encoding YccF domain-containing protein, whose product MRTVLNILNFVLGGFFTTFGWLVATVFSVILIVTLPLTRSCWEITKLSFLPFGNEAIHVNELYPEKNNALLSASGSLLNIVWLILFGWWLCLSHIAAGIVQCVSIIGIPVGIANFKIAAIALWPVGRRVVSVEMAQQARTENARRQYQQR is encoded by the coding sequence ATGCGTACTGTACTGAATATTCTTAATTTTGTGTTGGGCGGTTTTTTCACTACCTTTGGCTGGCTGGTCGCAACGGTGTTCAGCGTCATATTGATTGTTACCCTGCCCCTGACCCGCTCGTGCTGGGAAATCACCAAATTATCGTTTCTGCCTTTCGGCAACGAAGCCATTCACGTTAATGAGCTGTATCCGGAAAAAAACAACGCGCTGCTTTCTGCCAGCGGTTCGTTGCTGAATATTGTCTGGCTGATACTCTTCGGTTGGTGGTTGTGCCTGTCCCACATTGCCGCCGGCATTGTGCAGTGCGTGTCGATTATTGGCATCCCGGTTGGCATCGCCAATTTCAAAATCGCCGCCATCGCGCTGTGGCCGGTAGGTCGCCGCGTGGTATCGGTCGAGATGGCTCAACAGGCCAGAACTGAAAATGCCCGGCGTCAGTATCAACAGCGTTAA
- the matP gene encoding macrodomain Ter protein MatP, producing MKYQQLENLESGWKWKYLVKKHREGESITRHIENSVAQEAIDELLKLENEPVKVLTWISRHMNPELDNRMKQTIRARRKRHFNAEHQHTRKKSIDLEFLVWQRLAALARRRGVTLSETIVQLIEDAERKEKYASQMSSLKQDLKAILGKDEK from the coding sequence ATGAAATATCAGCAACTGGAAAACCTGGAGAGCGGCTGGAAATGGAAATACCTGGTGAAAAAGCACCGGGAAGGTGAATCTATTACCCGCCACATTGAAAACAGTGTAGCTCAGGAAGCCATTGACGAGCTGCTTAAGCTGGAAAACGAGCCGGTAAAAGTGCTGACGTGGATTAGCAGGCATATGAATCCGGAACTTGATAACCGGATGAAGCAAACTATCCGCGCAAGGCGTAAGCGTCATTTTAACGCAGAACATCAACACACGCGTAAAAAATCTATCGACCTGGAGTTTCTGGTTTGGCAACGCCTGGCCGCGCTTGCTCGTCGCCGTGGCGTCACGCTATCAGAGACGATAGTACAACTTATCGAAGATGCCGAACGCAAAGAGAAGTACGCCAGTCAGATGTCGTCGCTGAAACAGGATCTGAAGGCGATCCTCGGCAAAGACGAAAAGTAA
- the sulA gene encoding SOS-induced cell division inhibitor SulA, giving the protein MRTQSLYKPHFSHTSFAVNNAAKNTDAGKENGLISELVYNEHQPAVAQLLLPLLQQLGRQSRWLLWLTPQQKLSRLWLQQSGLPVNKVVQLSQIAPLATVEAMEKALLTGNYSVVLGWLPDLTEEDRLKLRRAAELGNAYGFIMRPQRDINPTQGQCSTLKIHSSLYH; this is encoded by the coding sequence ATGCGTACTCAATCACTCTACAAACCCCATTTCAGCCACACCTCTTTTGCGGTGAACAATGCTGCGAAAAACACGGATGCCGGTAAAGAAAATGGCCTTATCAGTGAACTTGTTTACAACGAGCATCAACCCGCGGTGGCACAACTACTGCTGCCCCTGTTGCAACAGTTAGGCAGACAATCGCGCTGGTTGTTATGGTTAACCCCGCAACAGAAACTAAGTAGATTGTGGTTACAGCAGTCCGGTTTGCCTGTCAACAAAGTGGTGCAACTGAGCCAAATTGCTCCGCTTGCCACAGTTGAAGCGATGGAAAAAGCACTTTTGACGGGTAATTACAGTGTAGTTCTCGGATGGTTGCCCGATCTTACGGAAGAAGATCGGCTAAAATTAAGACGCGCTGCAGAATTGGGTAACGCTTATGGGTTCATTATGCGCCCGCAACGTGACATAAACCCGACTCAGGGACAGTGTTCCACGCTAAAAATTCACTCTTCTTTGTATCATTAA
- the yccS gene encoding YccS family putative transporter — MLSLAPAIRRYTYNSNLLYNLRIFIALAGTAAIPWWLAIPKLTIPLTLGVVAAALTDLDDRLSGRLRNLLITLVCFFIASASIELLFPYPWLFALGLTTSTCGFILLGALGQRYATIAFGALLIAVYTMLGASMYDAWYQQPILLIVGALWYNLLTLIGHLIFPIRPLQENLARCYEHLANYLDAKANLFDPDAEHAADLPWMDVAMANSTLVTTLNQAKVSLLTRLKGDRGQRGTRRTLHYYFVAQDIHERASSAHVQYQALSRQFRHSDILFRFQRLLTMQARACQQLAQSILLRQKYQHNLRFEPAFSRIDEALARVAVTPENSELTKALSHLLKNLRAIDAQLANIESEQALADGQTEENSLSDDRLTGWSDIRLRISRHLTPQSALFRHAIRMSVVLCIGYAFIQFTGMQHGYWILLTSLFVCQPNYNATRRRLALRIIGTLAGILIGLPILYFVPSQEGQMVLIVIAGVLFFAFRTVQYAHATMFITLLVLLCFNLLGEGFEVAAPRVYDTLLGCAIAWAAVSFIWPDWKFRQLPAVVNKTLNANCRYLDAILVQYHQGKDNGLPYRIARRDAHNSDAELASVISNMSADPKADKVVQDAAFRLLCLNHTLLSYISALGAHRERINNPATLALLNDAVCYVDGALHQEEQDGLRIAQALENLTERIQLGAPEPESKEQLVLQQIGLVIELLPELMTLKTQIAKSA; from the coding sequence GTGCTCTCTTTAGCACCAGCAATACGTCGTTATACCTACAACAGCAATCTGCTTTATAACCTGCGTATTTTTATTGCGCTGGCCGGCACAGCCGCCATTCCCTGGTGGCTGGCCATTCCCAAACTCACTATTCCCCTGACTCTGGGAGTAGTAGCGGCAGCATTGACCGATCTGGATGACCGCCTGAGCGGCAGGCTGCGTAACCTGCTGATCACGCTGGTATGTTTTTTTATCGCCTCCGCCTCTATTGAACTGCTGTTTCCTTACCCATGGTTGTTCGCCCTCGGTCTGACCACCTCTACCTGCGGCTTTATTCTGCTGGGGGCCTTGGGGCAACGCTACGCCACCATTGCGTTTGGTGCCTTGCTGATCGCGGTTTACACCATGCTTGGGGCCTCAATGTATGACGCCTGGTATCAGCAACCGATACTGCTGATCGTTGGCGCCCTGTGGTACAACCTGCTGACGCTGATTGGCCATCTGATATTTCCTATTCGCCCTTTGCAGGAAAATTTGGCGCGCTGTTACGAGCATTTGGCAAATTATCTGGATGCCAAAGCTAACCTGTTTGACCCCGATGCCGAGCATGCTGCGGACCTGCCCTGGATGGATGTAGCTATGGCCAACAGCACGCTGGTGACCACTCTCAACCAGGCCAAAGTCTCATTGCTGACGCGGCTGAAAGGCGACCGTGGCCAACGCGGTACGCGTCGTACCCTGCATTATTATTTTGTAGCTCAGGATATTCATGAACGCGCCAGTTCCGCTCATGTCCAATATCAGGCTCTGAGCCGACAATTCCGTCATAGCGATATCCTGTTTCGTTTCCAGCGCTTGCTCACCATGCAAGCACGCGCCTGTCAGCAGTTGGCGCAATCGATCCTACTGCGGCAAAAATACCAGCACAACCTGCGTTTTGAGCCGGCCTTCAGCCGCATTGATGAAGCTTTGGCTCGTGTTGCCGTCACCCCGGAAAATAGTGAGCTGACCAAAGCACTGTCGCACCTGTTGAAAAACTTGCGGGCGATTGACGCACAGTTGGCAAATATCGAATCCGAACAGGCGCTGGCCGACGGTCAGACGGAAGAGAACAGCCTGTCAGATGACCGGCTTACAGGGTGGAGCGACATCCGCCTACGGATTAGTCGCCATTTGACACCCCAGTCAGCCTTATTCCGCCATGCCATTCGCATGTCGGTGGTGCTGTGTATCGGGTATGCTTTCATCCAATTTACCGGCATGCAACACGGTTACTGGATCCTGCTGACCAGCCTGTTTGTTTGCCAGCCAAATTACAATGCCACCCGCCGCAGACTAGCGCTGCGTATTATCGGTACGCTTGCCGGCATTCTTATCGGCCTGCCGATCCTCTATTTTGTGCCTTCACAGGAAGGCCAGATGGTGTTGATCGTCATTGCCGGCGTCCTGTTTTTTGCTTTTCGCACCGTTCAGTACGCGCACGCGACCATGTTTATCACCTTGCTGGTACTGCTCTGTTTTAACCTGCTGGGTGAAGGCTTTGAAGTGGCTGCACCACGCGTTTACGACACCCTTTTGGGATGCGCCATCGCTTGGGCAGCAGTCAGTTTTATCTGGCCAGATTGGAAATTCCGCCAATTGCCGGCCGTGGTGAACAAAACATTGAACGCCAACTGCCGCTATCTGGATGCGATTTTGGTGCAATACCATCAGGGTAAAGATAATGGTCTACCGTACCGTATCGCCCGTCGGGATGCGCACAACAGCGACGCAGAGTTGGCCTCGGTGATTTCAAACATGTCGGCCGACCCCAAGGCCGATAAAGTGGTTCAGGATGCCGCTTTTCGCCTGCTATGCCTGAACCACACCTTGTTGAGTTATATCTCCGCATTGGGTGCACACCGTGAACGTATAAACAATCCCGCCACGCTGGCGTTGCTGAACGATGCCGTATGCTATGTCGATGGTGCCCTGCATCAGGAAGAGCAAGACGGCCTCCGCATCGCTCAGGCGTTAGAAAACCTGACTGAGCGTATCCAACTCGGGGCTCCAGAACCAGAAAGCAAAGAGCAACTGGTATTGCAGCAGATAGGCCTGGTCATTGAACTGCTGCCGGAACTCATGACGCTAAAAACGCAGATAGCTAAATCGGCATAA
- the rmf gene encoding ribosome modulation factor, with amino-acid sequence MKRQKRDRLERAHSKGYQAGILGHPKDLCPYKTTVDSRSQWLGGWREAMEDRAVTA; translated from the coding sequence ATGAAGAGACAGAAACGCGATCGTCTGGAAAGGGCGCATTCGAAAGGTTATCAGGCAGGTATTTTAGGACATCCGAAAGATCTTTGTCCTTATAAAACAACTGTGGACAGCCGGTCTCAATGGCTGGGAGGTTGGCGAGAAGCCATGGAAGACAGGGCTGTGACCGCTTAA
- a CDS encoding TfoX/Sxy family DNA transformation protein, protein MKGISTERVKQAKACFCALGNITTRSQFGGYGLLADGVMFGVIAEGELYLRATDSLEPAFRARGMVNMVYSKRGVPITLRYYWVNELLWREGDELIGLARQAIMEACLELQVKTDTHGRLKTLPNIDINMERLLWRAGIRNVYDLRLNGAKRSYLRLLQQQRNLGLRVLLSLAGAIAGYHHAALPLALRNELTQWFEQTMTLLNHGHTPGIRGVMKNLA, encoded by the coding sequence ATGAAAGGGATATCAACAGAAAGAGTCAAACAGGCCAAAGCGTGCTTCTGCGCATTAGGGAACATTACTACACGCTCGCAGTTTGGCGGTTATGGGCTGCTGGCTGATGGCGTTATGTTTGGGGTGATAGCGGAAGGCGAGCTGTATCTTCGTGCGACGGATAGCCTGGAGCCTGCTTTTCGCGCCCGCGGAATGGTCAATATGGTTTACTCCAAACGGGGCGTACCAATCACCCTGCGTTATTATTGGGTCAATGAGTTGCTGTGGCGGGAAGGGGATGAGCTTATTGGGTTGGCGCGGCAAGCCATCATGGAGGCCTGCCTGGAGCTTCAGGTCAAAACGGATACTCATGGGCGGCTGAAAACGTTGCCGAACATCGATATTAACATGGAGCGTTTACTGTGGCGTGCCGGCATTCGCAACGTTTATGACTTGCGCTTGAATGGCGCCAAGCGCAGCTATCTCCGGCTGTTGCAACAGCAACGCAATTTAGGATTGCGGGTGCTGCTTTCGTTAGCTGGGGCGATTGCCGGTTATCACCATGCCGCTTTGCCCCTGGCCCTGCGCAATGAGCTAACCCAGTGGTTTGAACAGACAATGACTCTGCTTAACCATGGCCACACTCCAGGAATCAGGGGGGTGATGAAAAATCTCGCGTGA
- a CDS encoding AAA family ATPase — protein MTNNRLEWQSLLPDVTPYQAIFDTAAQLAPVSFAAIQPRLENALTLFCHPQSPPRFMLLKAQETREYLALIARAIEPLQPQNTAFKGSHYVIQGSKISVEPASRGDEPFAAGGACVFQEWVEPEQLFGCVRIHNDEISLQPGLVHQANGGVLILSARSLLAQPLLWLRLKQMITQRQFHWVSPDETRPLPVTIPAMPLELRLVVVGDRHGLADFHDIEPELSEQAVYGEYEDDLQLTEAEDMVQWCSYVNTVIDEQQLPSLAADAWPLLMIQAVRYSGDQGNLPLSPLWIGQQLSEAALYAEEESITAKAFEAALNAREWRESYLAERMQDEIELGQILIETEGEVVGQINGLSVLEYPGHPRSFGEPSRISCVVHLGDGEFTDVERKAELGGNLHAKGMMIMQAFLISELELDQPLPFSASIVFEQSYGEVDGDSASLAELCALISALSLQPITQQIAVTGSVDQFGNVQPIGGVNEKIEGFFEVCQRRGLTGKQGIILPATNVRHLCLHQDVVDAVREGQFHLWAVDSAAEALPLLTGYPYSDEQQPNLLAAIQERIAQVNPQERRRWPWPFRWLNWFNHG, from the coding sequence TTGACCAATAACCGACTTGAATGGCAATCTCTGTTGCCGGACGTTACGCCTTATCAAGCGATATTTGATACCGCCGCTCAGTTGGCACCAGTGTCCTTTGCCGCCATTCAGCCCCGGCTGGAAAATGCACTGACGCTGTTTTGCCATCCACAGTCGCCACCGCGTTTCATGTTGCTGAAAGCGCAGGAAACCCGCGAGTATCTGGCATTGATTGCCCGAGCGATTGAGCCATTGCAGCCACAAAACACGGCTTTCAAAGGCAGCCACTATGTAATCCAGGGCAGTAAGATAAGCGTAGAACCTGCCAGCCGCGGTGATGAGCCGTTTGCCGCCGGTGGCGCCTGCGTGTTTCAGGAATGGGTTGAGCCGGAACAGCTGTTTGGCTGCGTCAGGATTCACAATGATGAAATCTCGCTGCAACCGGGCCTGGTGCATCAAGCCAACGGCGGCGTACTGATTCTGTCGGCACGTTCTCTGCTGGCACAGCCCCTGCTCTGGCTGCGATTAAAGCAAATGATCACCCAACGCCAGTTCCACTGGGTTTCTCCCGATGAAACGCGCCCGCTTCCGGTCACTATCCCAGCGATGCCGCTGGAACTGCGTCTGGTTGTGGTAGGCGATCGCCACGGTCTTGCTGATTTTCATGATATCGAACCGGAGCTGAGCGAGCAGGCCGTCTATGGCGAATACGAAGATGACCTGCAGCTCACCGAAGCCGAGGATATGGTGCAGTGGTGCAGCTACGTCAACACGGTTATCGATGAACAGCAACTGCCCTCGCTGGCGGCTGATGCCTGGCCCCTGTTGATGATACAGGCGGTACGTTACAGCGGCGATCAGGGCAACTTGCCGCTCTCACCGTTGTGGATCGGTCAGCAGCTTTCTGAAGCCGCTCTGTACGCAGAAGAAGAAAGCATCACGGCCAAAGCCTTTGAAGCCGCATTGAATGCGCGCGAGTGGCGTGAAAGCTACCTGGCCGAACGGATGCAGGATGAGATCGAACTGGGTCAAATTCTGATTGAAACCGAAGGCGAAGTCGTCGGTCAAATCAACGGACTCTCCGTGCTGGAATACCCGGGGCATCCGCGCAGCTTTGGCGAACCCTCCCGTATCAGCTGCGTGGTGCATCTGGGCGACGGTGAATTTACCGACGTTGAGCGTAAGGCCGAGCTGGGCGGTAACCTGCATGCTAAAGGCATGATGATCATGCAGGCGTTTCTGATTTCCGAACTGGAACTGGATCAACCGCTGCCCTTCTCCGCTTCAATCGTGTTTGAACAATCCTACGGTGAAGTAGATGGCGATAGCGCCTCGCTGGCCGAGCTCTGCGCATTGATCAGCGCGCTGTCATTACAACCGATCACCCAGCAGATTGCGGTCACCGGCTCTGTCGATCAGTTCGGTAATGTTCAACCGATTGGCGGCGTCAACGAGAAGATCGAAGGCTTTTTTGAAGTTTGTCAGCGTCGTGGTTTGACGGGCAAACAGGGCATCATTCTGCCCGCAACCAACGTGCGTCACCTGTGTCTGCACCAGGACGTGGTCGATGCGGTGCGCGAAGGGCAATTCCATCTGTGGGCCGTCGACAGCGCCGCGGAAGCATTGCCATTACTCACCGGTTACCCCTACTCTGATGAGCAGCAACCGAATCTGTTAGCGGCCATTCAGGAACGAATTGCGCAGGTGAATCCGCAGGAACGTCGGCGCTGGCCATGGCCGTTTCGTTGGCTCAACTGGTTCAACCACGGCTGA
- the fabF gene encoding beta-ketoacyl-ACP synthase II: protein MNSRRIVITGMGAVSPLGCGVEAIWQRLLNGQSGIRPLPEAVVADLQVKIGGQVPTLEQDAEAGFNPDLSVAPKDQKKMDRFILFAMAAADEAIRQAGWVADTEEKQERTATVIASGIGGFPAIAHAVRTTDSRGTKRLSPFTIPSFLVNLAAGHVSIKHQFKGPIGAPVTACAAGVQAIGDAVRMIRNDEADIALCGGTEAAIDTVSLGGFAAARAMSTTPPEEAEKASRPFDSARDGFVMGEGAGMLVIETLEHALARGATPLAEIVGYGTSADAYHMTSGAEDGDGAYRAMKIALKQAGVSPEQIQHLNAHATSTPVGDQGEINAIKHLFGTDGGVAVTSTKSATGHLLGAAGGLETIFTALALRDQIAPATLNLDNPDPAAEGLHLVAKKAQPMVINYALSNGFGFGGVNASILLKRWQG from the coding sequence ATGAACAGTCGTCGTATAGTCATTACCGGCATGGGTGCCGTTTCACCACTGGGATGCGGCGTAGAGGCTATCTGGCAGCGCCTGCTCAATGGCCAGTCAGGCATTCGTCCGCTTCCGGAAGCTGTCGTGGCCGACTTGCAGGTTAAAATCGGCGGTCAGGTTCCTACTCTGGAACAGGATGCCGAAGCGGGCTTTAATCCCGATCTTTCCGTGGCGCCGAAAGACCAGAAAAAAATGGACCGCTTTATTCTGTTCGCCATGGCGGCGGCCGACGAAGCAATCCGTCAAGCGGGCTGGGTTGCTGATACGGAAGAAAAACAAGAACGCACCGCAACCGTGATCGCCTCTGGCATCGGCGGTTTCCCGGCGATTGCCCACGCGGTGCGCACCACCGACAGTCGCGGTACCAAACGCCTGTCGCCATTTACCATTCCCTCCTTCCTGGTAAACCTGGCCGCCGGCCATGTGTCGATTAAGCACCAGTTCAAAGGTCCGATTGGCGCTCCCGTTACCGCTTGCGCAGCAGGCGTACAGGCCATCGGCGACGCGGTGCGCATGATTCGCAACGATGAGGCTGACATCGCGCTGTGTGGCGGTACAGAGGCCGCTATCGACACTGTCAGCCTGGGGGGCTTTGCCGCCGCGCGCGCCATGTCCACTACGCCGCCGGAAGAGGCAGAAAAAGCGTCGCGGCCTTTCGACAGCGCTCGTGACGGCTTTGTCATGGGCGAAGGCGCCGGTATGCTGGTCATTGAGACGCTGGAACATGCGCTGGCCCGCGGAGCAACGCCGCTGGCGGAGATTGTCGGTTACGGCACCAGTGCGGACGCCTACCACATGACCTCCGGCGCAGAAGATGGTGACGGCGCCTACCGCGCAATGAAAATTGCCCTGAAACAGGCAGGTGTCTCGCCCGAACAGATCCAGCATTTGAACGCCCACGCCACGTCGACACCAGTGGGCGATCAGGGGGAAATCAACGCAATTAAACACCTGTTCGGTACCGACGGCGGCGTGGCAGTGACCTCTACCAAATCAGCGACCGGCCATTTACTGGGGGCCGCAGGCGGGCTGGAAACCATATTTACTGCGCTGGCGCTACGCGATCAGATCGCACCGGCCACGCTGAACCTGGATAATCCGGATCCGGCAGCCGAGGGGCTACATCTGGTGGCGAAAAAAGCGCAGCCTATGGTCATCAACTATGCGCTGTCGAACGGTTTTGGCTTTGGCGGGGTAAACGCGAGTATCTTGCTGAAACGTTGGCAGGGGTAA
- the ompA gene encoding porin OmpA translates to MKKTAIALAVALAGFATVAQAAPKDNTWYTGAKLGWSQYHDTGFYGNGYQNGIGNGPNHKDQLGAGAFLGYQANQYLGFELGYDWLGRMPYKGSVNNGAFKAQGVQLAAKLSYPIADDLDIYTRLGGMVWRADSKANYGNGTRLSDHDTGVSPLAAVGVEYALTKNWATRLDYQFVSNIGDAGTVGARPDNTMLSLGVSYRFGQDDVVAPVAPAPAPAPVVETKRFTLKSDVLFNFNKATLKPEGQQALDQLYTQLSSMDPKDGSVVVLGYTDAVGSDQYNQKLSEKRAQSVVDYLVSKGIPSDKISARGMGEADSVTGNTCGYKAGRATKAQIACLAPDRRVEIEVKGIKDVVTQPQA, encoded by the coding sequence ATGAAAAAGACAGCTATCGCATTAGCAGTGGCACTGGCTGGTTTCGCTACCGTAGCGCAAGCCGCCCCAAAAGATAATACCTGGTACACCGGTGCTAAACTGGGCTGGTCCCAGTACCATGACACTGGTTTCTACGGCAACGGTTACCAGAATGGTATCGGCAATGGTCCGAACCATAAAGATCAACTGGGTGCTGGCGCGTTCCTGGGTTACCAGGCGAACCAATACCTGGGCTTCGAGCTGGGCTATGACTGGCTTGGCCGTATGCCTTACAAAGGCAGCGTGAACAACGGTGCTTTCAAAGCACAAGGCGTTCAACTGGCAGCTAAACTGAGCTACCCAATTGCTGACGATCTGGACATCTACACTCGTCTGGGTGGTATGGTATGGCGTGCAGACTCCAAAGCTAACTACGGCAATGGCACTCGTCTGAGCGACCACGATACCGGCGTTTCTCCGCTGGCTGCAGTGGGTGTTGAATACGCACTGACCAAAAACTGGGCTACTCGCCTGGACTACCAGTTCGTTAGCAACATCGGTGATGCAGGTACTGTCGGCGCACGTCCAGACAACACCATGCTGAGCCTGGGTGTTTCTTACCGTTTCGGTCAGGATGATGTTGTTGCTCCAGTTGCTCCAGCACCAGCTCCGGCTCCAGTTGTTGAAACCAAGCGTTTCACTCTGAAGTCTGACGTGCTGTTCAACTTCAACAAAGCAACTCTGAAGCCAGAAGGTCAACAGGCTCTGGACCAGCTGTACACTCAGCTGAGCTCCATGGATCCTAAAGACGGTTCTGTTGTAGTTCTGGGTTACACCGACGCAGTTGGTTCTGACCAGTACAACCAGAAACTGTCTGAAAAACGCGCACAAAGCGTTGTTGATTACCTGGTTTCTAAAGGCATCCCGTCAGACAAAATCTCTGCACGTGGTATGGGCGAAGCTGATTCCGTCACTGGCAACACCTGTGGCTACAAAGCTGGCCGTGCTACTAAAGCTCAGATCGCTTGCCTGGCCCCAGATCGTCGCGTAGAGATCGAAGTTAAAGGTATCAAAGACGTTGTAACTCAGCCACAGGCTTAA
- a CDS encoding winged helix-turn-helix transcriptional regulator produces MQRTRFDNTPCPIARSLDRVGEWWSILILRDAFHGLSKFDEFRQSLGLSPTMLTRRLKYLVESGILHKQRYQTRPVRYEYLLTERGKDFFPVLAALFHWGNTHLADEGITAELVDRRTGQPVYVQLVDSATRQPIALQHITLAPGPAASDGIRRRAALMQQNHFALPPESSKESL; encoded by the coding sequence ATGCAAAGAACCCGTTTTGACAACACGCCATGCCCGATAGCACGCTCACTTGATCGCGTCGGTGAATGGTGGAGCATCCTGATACTTCGCGATGCGTTTCATGGGCTATCGAAGTTTGATGAATTCCGGCAAAGCCTCGGCCTTTCACCTACCATGCTGACGCGCCGCCTGAAATATCTGGTGGAGAGCGGCATTCTGCATAAGCAACGTTATCAGACGCGGCCGGTTCGCTATGAATATTTGCTCACCGAGCGCGGCAAAGATTTTTTCCCGGTGCTGGCGGCTCTGTTTCACTGGGGCAATACGCATCTGGCCGATGAAGGCATTACCGCCGAACTGGTCGATCGTCGTACCGGACAACCGGTATACGTGCAACTGGTCGACAGCGCCACCCGGCAGCCGATTGCATTGCAACACATCACTTTAGCGCCAGGGCCGGCGGCAAGCGACGGTATACGTCGGCGTGCAGCCCTGATGCAACAAAATCATTTTGCATTACCCCCCGAATCATCCAAGGAGTCACTATGA
- the fabA gene encoding bifunctional 3-hydroxydecanoyl-ACP dehydratase/trans-2-decenoyl-ACP isomerase yields the protein MVEKRDSYTKEDLEASGRGELFGAGGPPLPAGNMLMMDRVVKMTEDGGSHNKGYVEAELDINPDLWFFGCHFIGDPVMPGCLGLDAMWQLVGFYLGWLGGEGKGRALGVGEVKFTGQVLPTAKKVTYRINFKRVITRKLIMGVADGEVLVDGQVIYTASDLKVGLFKDTAAF from the coding sequence ATGGTAGAAAAACGCGACTCCTATACGAAAGAAGACCTCGAAGCATCCGGCCGTGGCGAGCTGTTTGGCGCCGGTGGCCCGCCGTTGCCTGCAGGTAACATGTTGATGATGGACCGCGTGGTCAAGATGACCGAAGACGGTGGCTCCCACAACAAGGGTTATGTGGAAGCGGAACTGGATATCAATCCGGACCTATGGTTCTTTGGTTGCCACTTTATCGGCGATCCAGTCATGCCAGGCTGTCTGGGTCTGGACGCAATGTGGCAGCTGGTAGGTTTCTATCTCGGCTGGCTGGGTGGCGAAGGTAAAGGCCGTGCGTTGGGCGTGGGTGAAGTGAAATTCACCGGCCAGGTACTGCCAACCGCGAAGAAAGTCACCTACCGCATTAACTTCAAACGTGTCATCACCCGTAAACTGATTATGGGTGTGGCTGATGGTGAAGTGCTGGTCGATGGCCAGGTCATTTACACCGCCAGCGATCTGAAAGTGGGCCTGTTCAAGGACACTGCTGCGTTCTAA